Proteins found in one Phocoena sinus isolate mPhoSin1 chromosome 19, mPhoSin1.pri, whole genome shotgun sequence genomic segment:
- the LOC116743606 gene encoding LOW QUALITY PROTEIN: cytochrome P450 2F1-like (The sequence of the model RefSeq protein was modified relative to this genomic sequence to represent the inferred CDS: inserted 2 bases in 1 codon): MLHHPLSCSQDSQLCTVEILVWEPPSPSNTTDSASPPTWGTDIITLLNTVHYDPSQFLTPREFNPEHFLVANQSFKKSSAFMPFSAGESRLCLGESLRRGELFLFLTAILQLLAGAAGXAPEDVDLTPLSSGLCNLPRPFQLCLRSR, translated from the exons ATGCTCCACCACCCCTTATCATGTTCCCAGGACTCCCAGCTCTGTACAGTGGAAATCCTAGTTTGGGAACCTCCCAGCCCTTCTAACACCACTGATTCTGCCTCTCCACCCACATGGGGCACGGATATCATCACCCTCCTTAATACAGTCCACTACGACCCCAGCCAATTTCTGACGCCCCGGGAATTCAACCCTGAGCATTTTCTGGTTGCCAATCAGTCCTTCAAGAAGAGCTCTGCCTTCATGCCTTTCTCAGCCGGTGAGA GCCGGCTGTGCCTGGGCGAGTCGCTGCGGCGCGGGgagctcttcctcttcctcaccgCCATCCTGCAGCTTCTTGCTGGAGCCGCTGG AGCGCCCGAGGACGTCGACCTGACCCCGCTCAGCTCCGGCCTCTGCAATTTGCCGCGGCCTTTCCAGCTGTGCCTGCGCTCGCGCTGA
- the LOC116743607 gene encoding cytochrome P450 2C11-like has product MLPGWGVANSPARPLLCSTPPGIVAFNGQRWRTLRNFALGALKEFGLGTRTIEDRVLEEAPCLLGEFQDSVGAPFDPRRLLDNAVSNVMCSVVFENRYGYEDPEFLRLLDLFNDNFCIMGSR; this is encoded by the exons ATGCTTCCGGGATGGGGCGTGGCTAACTCCCCGGCCCGTCCCCTTCTTTGTTCCACTCCCCCAGGCATCGTGGCTTTTAACGGGCAGCGCTGGCGGACGCTGCGCAATTTTGCACTTGGAGCACTTAAGGAGTTCGGCTTGGGTACGCGGACCATCGAGGACCGTGTCCTGGAAGAGGCGCCTTGTCTGCTCGGCGAATTTCAAGACAGCGTTG GAGCTCCGTTCGACCCCCGGAGGCTACTAGATAATGCTGTATCTAACGTTATGTGTTCCGTGGTCTTTGAGAACCGCTATGGCTACGAGGACCCAGAGTTCCTGAGGCTCCTGGACCTTTTCAATGACAACTTCTGCATCATGGGTTCCAGATAG